One segment of Theileria parva strain Muguga apicoplast, complete sequence DNA contains the following:
- a CDS encoding RNA polymerase beta subunit: protein MNCTVGNNIYHTYINYFVNNIYNSLSRNINSKINKYYNYYKKSKIFKNIKFYFNLLTFESNYCCDSGQNKYLYDGYNSYYFINIPLQIKFNNLKSRFINYNIINIPKINQSGDIILNGYLRLPILYLQLATNNISYIFNEKITRTYFIKIKNNIYLYIYLYDDFITVYINSYKIKNDLFSMYNNVSFKNKYINFSKIDNVIYVMNLKNNNIKYHIFDKTININNFVNNTMFMDILSIVNKFLNLNLKKKFIQSSNNLINKSTNSVLKTIFRQFTKSVTIFDIEKYCDKLLYKKKIFRSFNIVLFKEHLLVNPVIHYTDQLNVLSYLTNKFKINIFGYSNSSNDKFKVSTNLRKIQSDYIGFINIVNTPDGDTCGLISKLANNTILDKFKLKLINCNNEYFENFTKIDITSKNLYNMTSNNFINIKKNSTFKVKQIEVFKNNEFKLINFDKNKTNKNLNVFNTLSITELIIPFLFNNDPCRGLMGSKMHTQALPLIYNEHPYVMTKYNHMNGLLFNKCITSLCEGIIVSVNNYKIIVMDDKNRYLHYYLYPFNVLDYNSFVSYKPIVWVGEKINIGKILALPSDLKHSEFTLGVNNLLNYSFYNGYEHEDAIVINKNLIIEDILTSISFDVYEEYLSINKLDYVELTLRHLLEYNRYNRYLINEVGVSSNQDYMLFGDILSTKIRYELSLSKNKKFFKVFKLIFKENKKLIVYTKPLTIKRGGEGRLIKYEILGYSKFRQLDAMYPEINVSYLTLRFFIFKIDRINIGDKLCGRHGNKGVVSKIVDNIDLPYTFRGLCPYSITSPIGALARINLGQFLEGSCGYFGLNFNCRIKAPINLYNYHLYSNMYLKNIFNSLNVYNNSYINFSIEKYLRDFKTGYQLKNFNLMLMPYFLKLMHTSKSKFQYRTVGKYSSLTQQPVKGKRVNGSQKFGEMEVWALESHGSAYTIRELGYIKTNVKYFKKFEHKGYKGSETFKVLTLELKNVLININRVDNYSYFNQKIKYNY, encoded by the coding sequence ATGAATTGTACTGTTGGTAACAATATATACCATACTTATATAAATTATTTTGTAAATAATATATATAATTCTCTGAGTAGAAACATAAACTCAAAAATAAATAAATACTATAACTATTATAAAAAATCAAAAATTTTTAAAAACATAAAATTTTATTTTAATTTATTAACATTTGAATCAAATTATTGCTGCGACAGTGGACAAAATAAATATTTATACGATGGGTACAATTCATATTACTTTATAAACATTCCATTACAAATAAAATTTAACAATTTAAAAAGTCGTTTTATAAACTACAATATAATAAATATACCTAAAATAAATCAATCAGGAGACATAATTTTAAATGGTTATCTTAGATTGCCTATACTATATTTACAACTTGCTACCAATAATATTAGCTATATTTTCAATGAAAAAATAACTAGAACTTATTTTATAAAAATTAAAAATAATATTTATTTGTATATTTATCTTTACGATGATTTTATTACCGTTTATATAAATTCATATAAAATTAAAAACGATCTTTTTTCTATGTATAATAACGTATCTTTTAAAAATAAATATATAAATTTTTCTAAAATAGATAACGTTATTTACGTTATGAATTTAAAAAATAACAATATAAAATATCATATATTTGATAAAACAATTAATATAAATAACTTTGTAAACAATACTATGTTTATGGATATACTAAGTATAGTCAATAAATTTTTAAATTTAAATTTAAAAAAAAAATTTATACAAAGCAGTAATAATTTAATAAATAAATCTACAAACTCTGTTTTAAAAACTATATTTAGACAATTTACTAAATCTGTAACCATATTCGACATAGAAAAATATTGTGATAAATTATTATATAAAAAAAAAATTTTTAGATCATTCAATATAGTTTTATTTAAAGAACATTTACTTGTTAATCCAGTTATACATTATACCGATCAATTAAATGTCTTGTCTTATTTAACAAATAAATTCAAAATAAATATATTTGGATATTCTAACTCATCAAATGATAAATTTAAAGTTAGTACAAATTTAAGAAAAATTCAAAGTGATTATATCGGATTTATTAATATAGTTAACACACCTGACGGTGATACCTGTGGATTAATATCAAAACTAGCAAATAACACAATATTAGATAAATTTAAACTAAAATTAATAAATTGTAATAATGAGTATTTTGAAAATTTTACAAAAATAGATATAACGTCTAAAAATCTTTATAATATGACATCGAATAATTTTATAAATATCAAAAAAAACTCCACATTTAAAGTAAAACAAATAGAAGTTTTTAAAAATAATGAATTTAAATTAATAAATTTCGATAAAAATAAAACTAATAAAAACTTAAATGTTTTTAATACATTATCAATAACTGAACTAATAATACCTTTCTTATTTAATAATGACCCATGTAGAGGCTTAATGGGATCAAAAATGCATACTCAAGCCTTACCTTTAATCTATAACGAACATCCTTATGTTATGACTAAATATAACCATATGAATGGACTATTATTTAATAAATGTATAACTTCTTTATGTGAAGGTATTATAGTAAGTGTAAACAATTATAAAATTATAGTTATGGACGATAAAAACAGATATTTACATTACTATTTATATCCTTTTAATGTATTAGATTACAATTCATTTGTTAGTTATAAACCTATAGTATGGGTTGGAGAAAAAATAAATATAGGTAAAATTTTAGCTCTTCCTTCAGATTTAAAACACTCTGAATTCACTTTAGGTGTTAATAATTTACTTAATTATAGTTTTTATAATGGATATGAACACGAAGATGCTATAGTTATAAATAAAAATTTAATTATTGAGGATATTTTAACATCGATTTCATTCGATGTATACGAGGAATATCTGTCTATAAATAAATTAGATTATGTTGAACTTACTCTAAGACATTTATTAGAATATAATAGATATAATAGATATTTAATAAATGAGGTTGGTGTTTCTAGTAATCAAGATTACATGTTATTTGGTGATATATTATCTACTAAAATTAGATATGAATTATCTTTAAGTAAAAATAAAAAATTTTTTAAAGTTTTTAAATTAATATTTAAAGAAAACAAAAAACTTATTGTTTACACAAAACCATTAACGATAAAAAGAGGAGGTGAAGGTAGATTAATAAAATATGAAATATTAGGATATAGCAAATTTAGACAATTAGATGCTATGTACCCGGAAATAAATGTATCATATCTTACTTTAAGATTTTTTATATTTAAAATAGATAGAATTAATATAGGTGATAAATTATGTGGAAGACATGGAAATAAGGGTGTTGTATCAAAAATAGTCGATAATATAGATTTACCATATACATTTAGAGGACTTTGTCCATATTCAATAACAAGTCCTATAGGTGCTTTAGCTAGAATTAATTTAGGACAGTTTTTAGAAGGATCATGTGGTTATTTTGGTTTAAACTTTAATTGTAGAATTAAAGCTCCAATCAACTTGTATAACTATCATTTATACTCTAACATGTATCTTAAAAATATTTTTAATTCATTAAATGTTTATAATAATTCTTATATAAACTTTTCTATAGAAAAATATTTAAGAGATTTTAAAACAGGTTATCAATTAAAAAATTTCAATTTAATGCTTATGCCGTATTTTTTAAAACTAATGCACACTTCAAAAAGTAAATTTCAATATAGAACTGTAGGTAAATACAGTAGTTTAACTCAACAACCAGTTAAAGGTAAAAGAGTTAATGGTAGTCAAAAATTTGGCGAAATGGAAGTATGGGCTTTAGAATCTCATGGGTCTGCTTATACTATAAGAGAATTAGGATACATAAAAACAAATGTTAAATATTTTAAAAAATTTGAACACAAAGGCTATAAAGGTTCTGAAACTTTCAAAGTTTTAACATTAGAGCTTAAAAATGTGTTAATAAATATAAATAGAGTAGATAATTATTCATATTTCAATCAAAAAATAAAATATAATTATTAA
- a CDS encoding DNA-directed RNA polymerase subunit beta' — MISYSNIDLSLLTPENLSDLIIRKYYNNCIIGIVINSSNFLHKKKRFRYGGLFCEEIFGLLYVCLNERCVRIYKFNDNPILNKLCLNCKKNMIFNYKRKYRFGSIFLHFPILNDNYFNDFIKLLKMFKKMRQEYFKITNKFKVANFNFFNNIFFNSKMVKNKFLNFIDLLYKITCPLELFKMKFNLCDKKKPTVTEKFHKFIKLLNNFSDFKKIFLTLFPILPAGLRIYSFDNRRQPVNSGLNALYKCIIDFNNSINITCDVEYNLKYIFILHIVIKAILDFSKQKNIFKQKNDLYNKLHGKYGVFRQNLLGYRVDYSGRSTIVPGPSLSLDIIGLPFNMLCHYVRRNDNIYMENKFYESSLYTHYAQDKFDFFEYYLDMYSVIANRAPTLHKMNVQTFKPIFVEGESIKLMPLLCVGYNADFDGDQMGIFSLVKYYSITESFNMLRSLVNLHSPTTKKSVFNLTQGMLSGYYTLSNYNYLTLINNYVSSNYMDALECCQNNILINSPMLLRSCNMFYLTTVGRLLIGFNRFVL, encoded by the coding sequence ATGATATCATACAGCAATATTGATTTGTCTTTACTTACTCCTGAAAATTTAAGTGATTTGATAATTAGAAAATATTATAATAATTGTATAATAGGAATTGTAATAAATTCATCTAACTTCTTACATAAAAAAAAAAGATTTAGATATGGAGGTTTATTTTGCGAAGAAATTTTTGGGTTATTGTATGTGTGCTTAAATGAAAGATGTGTTAGAATATATAAATTTAACGATAATCCTATACTTAATAAACTATGTTTAAATTGTAAAAAAAATATGATATTTAACTATAAAAGGAAATATAGATTTGGGTCTATATTTTTACATTTTCCAATTTTAAATGATAACTATTTTAACGATTTTATAAAGTTGTTAAAAATGTTTAAAAAAATGAGACAAGAATATTTTAAAATAACAAATAAATTTAAAGTTGCCAATTTTAATTTTTTTAATAATATCTTTTTTAATTCTAAAATGGTAAAAAACAAATTTTTAAATTTTATAGATTTATTATATAAAATTACATGTCCATTAGAATTATTTAAAATGAAATTTAATTTATGTGATAAAAAAAAACCAACAGTAACAGAAAAATTTCATAAATTTATTAAATTGTTAAATAATTTTTCAGATTTTAAAAAAATATTTTTAACATTATTCCCTATACTTCCAGCTGGTCTTAGAATATATTCATTTGATAATAGGAGACAACCCGTTAATTCAGGGTTAAATGCGTTATATAAATGTATTATTGATTTTAATAATAGTATAAATATTACATGTGATGTAGAATACAATTTGAAATATATATTCATTTTACATATTGTAATTAAGGCAATTTTAGATTTTTCTAAACAAAAGAATATTTTTAAACAAAAAAACGATTTATATAATAAATTACACGGTAAGTATGGTGTCTTTAGACAAAATTTGCTTGGTTATAGAGTAGATTATTCTGGGAGATCTACTATAGTTCCTGGTCCATCACTATCTTTAGACATTATAGGTTTACCATTTAATATGCTTTGTCATTATGTTAGACGTAATGATAATATTTATATGGAAAATAAATTTTATGAATCTTCTCTATACACACATTATGCTCAAGATAAATTCGATTTTTTTGAATATTATTTAGATATGTATTCTGTAATAGCCAATAGAGCTCCAACATTGCATAAAATGAACGTACAAACTTTTAAACCTATTTTTGTTGAAGGTGAGTCTATTAAACTTATGCCTTTGTTATGTGTAGGATATAACGCAGATTTTGATGGAGACCAAATGGGAATTTTTTCTCTCGTAAAATATTATTCTATAACTGAATCTTTTAATATGTTAAGATCTTTAGTAAATTTACACTCTCCAACAACTAAAAAAAGTGTTTTTAATTTAACACAAGGAATGTTATCAGGATATTATACTTTATCAAATTATAACTATTTAACATTGATAAACAATTATGTATCATCTAATTATATGGACGCATTAGAGTGTTGTCAAAATAATATACTAATTAATTCTCCTATGTTACTAAGAAGTTGTAATATGTTTTATTTAACTACAGTAGGTAGACTATTGATTGGTTTTAATAGATTTGTACTATAA
- a CDS encoding DNA-directed RNA polymerase subunit beta'' (RNA polymerase beta'' chain appears to be encoded by two genes in the T. parva apicoplast genome. The protein encoded by this gene is similar to the N-terminal region of the beta'' chain.) has protein sequence MKNIVSKNFKFLSLFNLFNIEKYLQELVSLSFEYSSEFIFSYNTNDFKNIPIDYFPKNVSKNLILDKFLYLINMFLERDSFFNYLYLYLILNFKIKFNHFVQILGLRGRAEMKGYKGYISSNLNYGFTFKDFILSSFKARESIIDSSVNIYSSGYLTRKLVEGLRDMNIKEIKCTTKYICKDIKNNCDLRLPFLCLSNKATCSFCLNIISDNTLFLGYNKGIISGQALGEPSTQMLLRTFHLGGGGLKVTNINKSTHDLNVKDKHKFINIDNKNNDFMHINSYNSYKNNCKINYDYVKLIPYNNKVNTFENNKYSKFLSLFKNFSVLWVPILFNKYIFKYNIFNNSNSNIGLYLKKFLSCYTH, from the coding sequence ATGAAAAATATTGTTAGTAAAAACTTTAAATTTTTGTCTTTGTTTAATTTATTTAATATTGAGAAATATTTACAAGAGTTGGTGAGTTTAAGTTTTGAATATTCATCAGAATTTATTTTTAGTTATAATACAAACGATTTTAAAAATATTCCTATAGATTATTTCCCTAAAAATGTATCAAAAAATTTAATTTTAGATAAGTTTTTATATTTAATAAATATGTTTTTAGAAAGAGATTCGTTTTTCAATTATTTATATTTATATTTAATTTTAAACTTTAAAATAAAATTTAATCATTTTGTTCAAATTTTAGGCTTAAGAGGTAGAGCTGAAATGAAAGGATATAAAGGTTATATTAGTAGTAATTTGAATTATGGTTTTACGTTTAAAGATTTTATATTATCATCATTTAAAGCTCGTGAAAGTATTATTGATAGTAGTGTTAATATATATTCATCGGGTTATCTTACTAGAAAGCTTGTAGAAGGACTAAGAGATATGAATATAAAGGAAATTAAATGCACTACCAAGTATATTTGTAAAGATATAAAAAATAATTGTGATTTAAGGTTACCTTTTTTATGTTTAAGTAATAAAGCTACATGTTCTTTTTGTTTAAATATAATAAGTGATAATACTTTATTTCTTGGATATAATAAAGGTATAATTTCAGGGCAAGCTTTAGGTGAGCCAAGTACTCAAATGTTACTTAGAACGTTTCATTTAGGCGGTGGCGGTTTAAAAGTTACTAATATAAATAAAAGTACACATGATTTAAATGTTAAAGATAAACATAAATTTATAAACATAGATAATAAAAATAATGATTTTATGCATATTAACAGCTATAATAGTTATAAAAATAATTGTAAAATTAATTATGATTATGTTAAATTAATACCATATAATAATAAAGTTAACACTTTTGAAAATAATAAATATTCAAAATTTTTAAGTTTATTTAAAAATTTTAGTGTGTTATGGGTTCCTATTTTATTTAATAAATATATATTTAAATATAATATTTTTAATAATTCTAACAGTAATATAGGATTATATTTAAAAAAATTTTTATCATGTTACACACATTAA
- a CDS encoding DNA-directed RNA polymerase subunit beta'' (RNA polymerase beta'' chain appears to be encoded by two genes in the T. parva apicoplast genome. The protein encoded by this gene is similar to the C-terminal region of the beta'' chain.), with amino-acid sequence MMFLKNILSFKFLNKNNFKKVNKNIFNIVNKFFEEYFIKSNIKIFHLSKFKFYTSKNKLEKFKQKENNLSIINKVFEGSNSIIIDNHSFHYNFGVIFNTEQSDDCCTLNTINKNYDNIKFTCKYIENIYKPGYILYPLTFGNYCDSNNFIYSIYKYLSIKNCNTYRSCMIALFYYYMGLLFSLILLYKGNNINVLNSNISVIVSRLSSFVFVTDFNYSDIYISNILSIKLISIINNSLYLSKIAICNYRPYLVGLTKYILTNSGIFSKLSFQDTLKTLKNIILEPKIDWNVDCKSNVILADFIPVGSGWYRYFIN; translated from the coding sequence ATGATGTTTTTAAAAAATATATTATCATTTAAATTTTTAAACAAAAACAATTTTAAAAAAGTAAACAAAAATATATTCAATATAGTAAATAAATTTTTTGAGGAATATTTTATCAAGTCAAATATAAAAATTTTTCATTTAAGTAAATTTAAATTTTATACTTCTAAAAATAAGTTAGAAAAATTTAAACAAAAAGAAAATAATTTATCTATTATAAATAAAGTTTTTGAAGGAAGTAATAGTATAATTATTGATAATCATAGTTTCCATTATAATTTTGGAGTTATATTTAATACAGAACAATCTGACGATTGTTGTACTTTAAATACTATTAATAAGAATTACGATAATATAAAGTTTACATGTAAATATATAGAAAATATTTATAAACCTGGGTATATATTATATCCTTTAACATTTGGTAATTATTGTGATTCAAACAATTTTATATACAGCATATACAAATATTTAAGTATAAAAAATTGTAATACGTATAGATCGTGCATGATAGCACTTTTTTATTATTATATGGGCTTATTGTTTTCATTAATTTTATTATATAAAGGAAATAATATCAATGTTTTAAATTCTAATATATCTGTTATAGTTTCAAGATTATCGTCTTTTGTTTTTGTAACAGATTTTAATTATTCTGATATATATATTAGTAATATACTTTCTATTAAATTAATTAGTATAATTAATAACTCTTTATATTTATCTAAAATAGCAATTTGTAATTATAGACCTTATTTAGTCGGTTTAACTAAATATATACTTACTAATAGTGGTATTTTTTCTAAATTAAGTTTTCAAGATACATTAAAAACTCTTAAAAATATCATATTAGAGCCTAAAATAGATTGGAATGTTGATTGTAAATCCAACGTAATTTTAGCTGATTTTATACCTG